TACACCATCTGAGTTTTTATCTAAAATAAAGTCAGCTTTAAATAAAGTATCCGCGAAAGCCACAACTACATTTCCCTGCATGGATTGCTCTGCACATTTAATCGCGTGCGCTGTTCCTAGTGGTTCGTCCTGCGTATAAACGGTTCCTTTTGCACCTAAACTTTCAGCGATCTGAATTAAAGAAGCCTCAACTTCAGCTCCGAAATCTCCAATAATAAAAGCAATTTCGTCGATTTTCTCGCCAGCTACTTTCGTAATATCTTCCACTAAACGTTGAACAATTGGTTTACCTGCAATCGGAATTAAGGGTTTTGGAACTGTTAAAGTGTGCGGTCTTAATCTGGAGCCGCGTCCGGCCATTGGAACTATAATTTTCATAATTGTATTTTTAATTTACTCATTAATTGAACTAAATCAATTTTAAGAATGAGATGTATTTTTATTTATAATTGAGTACTACCGAATCCGCCGGCTCCTCGCTCGGTTTCATTGATTTCAGCAACTTCCTGCCATTCTGCAGTTTCATATTTTGCAATCACCATTTGGGCAATTCGGTCACCATTATTGATGTTAAAATCTTCGGTCGACAAATTTACTAAAATAACCCCAATTTCCCCGCGGTAATCTGCGTCGATTGTCCCGGGAGCATTTAAGACAGAGATTCCGTTTTTTATAGCTAGTCCGCTTCTTGGTCTGACCTGAGCTTCATAACCTTCCGGAAGTTCTAAAAATAATCCTGTTGGAATTAACTTTCTTTCCAAAGATTTCAAAGTGATGGTTTCTTCCAGGTTAGCATATAAATCCATTCCGGCAGAAAGTGCAGTCTGGTATTTAGGTAAAGGATGCTGCGATTTATTGATGATTTTTATTTTCATACTAAGCTTTTCTTAATTTTTTTAAAGTGTCTTTTTCAAAGTACAGGACAATAGCTAAAAACACGATTAATAATGAGTTTCCGATGATTAAGTTTCCGTCCAGTACATAATAAGAAAGGAGGGAGAAGAAAATACTTAAAGACAAATATCCTATAATTTTCTTCATATGATACGGAACGGGATAAAAATATTGACCCAGGAAATAAGAGACGGTCATCATTGAAAAGTAGCTTAAAAAAGTTCCCCATGTTGAAGCCCAATATCCATAAGATGGTATGAAATATACGTTGACAGCAATCGTAACTGCCGCGCCCAAAATTGAAATGTAAGCGCCAAAAATAGTCTTGTCAGAAAGTTTATACCAAACCGACATATTCAAATAAATACCTAAAAAAACGGCGGCGATTAAAACAATCGGCACAATCGGAATTCCTTCATTATAAGCCGGATTCGAAAGATAAAGTTCAGCCAGCCAATTTAGATTAACGCATAAAGCCAATAAAATAACGCAATTGACAATCACGAACATATCCATTAATTTAGCATATGATTGACCCGAGTTTTCATTTTTTGCGTGCGAGAAAAAGAAAGGTTCAATTCCCAAAAGATACGCTTGTCGGAATAAGGTAAGGAAAGTCACAATTTTACAAACCGCTCCATAAATCGCCATTTGCTCCGTGTTTATTCCATCAGGTAAAAGGTACTTTAAAAACTGTCGGTCCATCGTTTCATTAACTACTCCAGCCAAACCGGCGATGGTAATTGGCCAGGAATACGCCATCATTTTTTTCCAGAGATTCCAGTCGAAGGCGGCGACCCGTACCGATTTTATTTCTTGAGCAAGAAGAATAAATGTTACGGCGCTCGCTACTAAGTTGGCGACAAACACATAACCAATCCCAAACTCCTTATTATAAGTGTAACCAAAAAGCCCTTTGTCTCCCAAACGAGGTAAAATCACAATAAAGAAAAGGACTAACAGGAAGTTAATAACGCCATTTGTAATTTTAATTAAAGCAAACTTTTTCGGTCGTCCCGTTTTTCTTAAAATTACAAAAGGCATTGTTGAAAGTCCATCTAAGCCAAGAACAAAAAGCATCATCGTTAGAAGATTGATTTGATCCGGTGTTTTAAAAGCGATCGCTAAATCCTGTCGGAAAATATAAGCGAACAGCATAAAAAGAACGGAAGCTCCAATCACGCTTAAAGTTGCCGTAGAAATTAATTTTTTGGTGTCGCCTTCTTTTTCGGCAAAACGGAAAAAAGTCGTTTCCATTCCGTGAGAAAGCAAAACGATGATGATTCCGGCAACCGAATAAAAATCGATAAAAGGAGCCAGCGATTGTGGGCCGAAAGCGTTCGTAACAAAGGGACTGATGATAAAAGGAAACAACCGAATTATAACCGTACTTAATCCATAAATCGCGGTTTGTCCCAATAATTTTTTATACAAAATTTCTGAATTTCTGCAAATATAATTAAATAGATTTGAGCTGAAAAGATTTCAAGTTTTAGGTTAGAATAAATGAGCAATTTGTTTTTTCAACGAATTCGCGAATTTATTTGCGCGAAAAGATAGATTAGTGCATTCGTGGCAGGATATCTTCCATTAATTTAAATTTATTTATAATAAAGGCGGAAGCATTTTTAAATCGTTTTTAAATATTAAATTTGTGAAAGCTGATTTCCAAAAGCGAACCTTAATTTTTCAATCCACCAAATCTTAGTTCTCCTGAAATGAAAATCCTTATCAAAAATGCCCACATCGTCAATGAAAATCAAATTTTCGAAAGTGATTTACTCATCGAAAATGATTTAATATCAAAAATCGGAAAAAATATTTCTGAAGAAAATGTTCATCAGATTATTGATGCTACCGGAAAACATCTTTTGCCGGGGATCATTGATGATCAGGTTCATTTCCGCGAACCGGGTTTAACTTGGAAAGGCGATATTGAAAGTGAATCCAGAGCTGCAATTGCAGGTGGAATTACGAGTTTTATGGAACAGCCTAATACGGTTCCGAATGCAGTGACTCAAGAATTATTAGAAGAAAAATACAAAATTGCCGCCGAGAAATCATTTGCCAATTATTCTTTTTTAATGGGCGGAACGAATGATAATCTGGAAGAAGTTCTGAAAACCAATCCGCGAAATGTTGCCGGAATAAAATTGTTCCTCGGTTCTTCAACCGGAAATATGTTGGTTGATAATCCGGAAACTTTAGAAAAGATTTTCAGCAGTACCAAAATGTTGATAGCGGTTCACTGTGAAGATGAAGCAACAATCAGAAAAAACACGGAAATCTTTAAAGAAAAATATGGCGAAGATATTCCTGTAACTGCGCATCATTTAATTCGCAGTGAAGAAGCGTGTTATATTTCTTCTTCAAAAGCAATTGAGCTGGCGAAAAAAACAGGAGCTAGATTGCATGTGTTTCACTTATCGACCGCAAAAGAAATGGAATTGTTCAGAAATGATATTCCATTAAAAGAGAAAAAAATCACGGCAGAAGTTTGTGTTCATCATCTAAGTTTTACCAATGAAGATTACGAAACGAAGGGAAATTTCATCAAGTGGAATCCTGCCGTGAAAACGCAGATAGATAAAGACGGATTATGGGAAGCTTTGTTGGATGACCGAATTGATGTGATTGCTACAGATCACGCGCCGCATACTTTAGAAGAGAAATCTCAAAAATATTTACAGGCACCTTCCGGCGGACCTTTGGTTCAGCATGCTTTAAATGTAATGCTCGAAAACTTTAAAAAGGGTAAGATTTCTTTAGAAAAAATTGTTCAAAAAATGTGTCATAATCCGGCGATTTTATTTCAAATTGAAAAAAGAGGTTTTATCAAAGAAGGTTTTAAAGCAGATTTGGTTTTGGTTGATATGAATGACCGTTACACGGTTTCCAAAGAAAACATTCTCTACAAATGTGGTTGGAGTCCTTTTGAAGGAACTGAATTTCATTCAAAAATAACGCATACTTTCA
This DNA window, taken from Kaistella carnis, encodes the following:
- a CDS encoding lipopolysaccharide biosynthesis protein, which produces MYKKLLGQTAIYGLSTVIIRLFPFIISPFVTNAFGPQSLAPFIDFYSVAGIIIVLLSHGMETTFFRFAEKEGDTKKLISTATLSVIGASVLFMLFAYIFRQDLAIAFKTPDQINLLTMMLFVLGLDGLSTMPFVILRKTGRPKKFALIKITNGVINFLLVLFFIVILPRLGDKGLFGYTYNKEFGIGYVFVANLVASAVTFILLAQEIKSVRVAAFDWNLWKKMMAYSWPITIAGLAGVVNETMDRQFLKYLLPDGINTEQMAIYGAVCKIVTFLTLFRQAYLLGIEPFFFSHAKNENSGQSYAKLMDMFVIVNCVILLALCVNLNWLAELYLSNPAYNEGIPIVPIVLIAAVFLGIYLNMSVWYKLSDKTIFGAYISILGAAVTIAVNVYFIPSYGYWASTWGTFLSYFSMMTVSYFLGQYFYPVPYHMKKIIGYLSLSIFFSLLSYYVLDGNLIIGNSLLIVFLAIVLYFEKDTLKKLRKA
- a CDS encoding dihydroorotase; this encodes MKILIKNAHIVNENQIFESDLLIENDLISKIGKNISEENVHQIIDATGKHLLPGIIDDQVHFREPGLTWKGDIESESRAAIAGGITSFMEQPNTVPNAVTQELLEEKYKIAAEKSFANYSFLMGGTNDNLEEVLKTNPRNVAGIKLFLGSSTGNMLVDNPETLEKIFSSTKMLIAVHCEDEATIRKNTEIFKEKYGEDIPVTAHHLIRSEEACYISSSKAIELAKKTGARLHVFHLSTAKEMELFRNDIPLKEKKITAEVCVHHLSFTNEDYETKGNFIKWNPAVKTQIDKDGLWEALLDDRIDVIATDHAPHTLEEKSQKYLQAPSGGPLVQHALNVMLENFKKGKISLEKIVQKMCHNPAILFQIEKRGFIKEGFKADLVLVDMNDRYTVSKENILYKCGWSPFEGTEFHSKITHTFINGFPAFDNGKISEEKHGERLLFDRK
- the dut gene encoding dUTP diphosphatase, with the protein product MKIKIINKSQHPLPKYQTALSAGMDLYANLEETITLKSLERKLIPTGLFLELPEGYEAQVRPRSGLAIKNGISVLNAPGTIDADYRGEIGVILVNLSTEDFNINNGDRIAQMVIAKYETAEWQEVAEINETERGAGGFGSTQL